The following proteins come from a genomic window of Phycisphaeraceae bacterium:
- a CDS encoding proprotein convertase P-domain-containing protein — protein sequence MKRLFSTGLFVIAGLGVLLDGSQVTHAATITDASTIAGLNLAIPDDTYTGALASMTPSTITVIVAGSEQIIVDVDVTIALDHTYAGDLTIKLQSPAGTLVTLLNRPGLFTPDDGSQTGGDASNLSASFAITYDDSAGDSAEDMGQGLLDTDIIGNPLNGSPSVYYPDADGAGNDRLATFNTENANGTWTLYIADGAPAAIGALQQWSLHITTIPEPTTGWLAAGAAIAATALRRPRSSK from the coding sequence ATGAAACGTCTTTTTTCAACGGGTCTTTTTGTCATTGCCGGTTTGGGTGTCCTGCTTGATGGCAGCCAGGTGACCCACGCAGCCACGATCACCGATGCCTCGACTATTGCGGGACTTAATCTCGCCATTCCCGACGACACCTACACAGGCGCCCTGGCATCGATGACACCCAGCACCATCACGGTGATTGTGGCAGGAAGTGAGCAGATCATCGTTGATGTGGATGTGACAATCGCGCTCGATCACACTTACGCAGGCGATCTGACTATCAAGCTCCAGTCCCCCGCGGGGACGTTGGTGACACTGCTGAATCGTCCCGGTCTGTTTACGCCGGATGACGGCTCTCAAACCGGAGGCGACGCATCCAATCTCAGCGCGAGCTTCGCCATCACTTACGACGACTCGGCAGGCGACAGCGCGGAGGACATGGGACAGGGTTTGCTCGACACCGATATCATCGGCAATCCGTTGAACGGCTCACCCAGCGTTTATTATCCCGATGCTGACGGAGCGGGAAACGACCGGCTCGCCACTTTCAACACAGAGAACGCCAACGGCACGTGGACGCTTTACATCGCGGATGGCGCACCGGCTGCAATCGGCGCTCTTCAGCAATGGTCGCTGCACATCACCACCATCCCTGAGCCGACGACGGGATGGCTGGCAGCAGGGGCAGCGATAGCAGCGACAGCGCTTCGACGACCCAGATCATCGAAGTGA
- a CDS encoding phytanoyl-CoA dioxygenase family protein encodes MTSGISAQQWAEYERDGVIRLGKVLSDEGLAKLQKRIDQIMLGQAKVNYDRMLMQLDSTTGAYEDAGVQSRGHKGARLDYRKIQELEFDPLFLEYMQLPIFREICRHVYGDVSIACFRAMFFNKPSNRGTMLPWHQDRWNYLDKDPLITVWSALDPSTKENGCVQYIPGSHRRLINPSHLSGFLTPEQAAVECPDEKAEYLELKPGEVALLHNWVCHRSDVNRTAISRRAFSVCYMSADTKAANGETYSTIFGPGALSPAALLEAAGV; translated from the coding sequence ATGACATCGGGTATCAGTGCGCAGCAGTGGGCCGAGTACGAGCGAGATGGCGTCATCCGTCTGGGGAAAGTCCTTTCTGATGAGGGTCTGGCAAAGCTCCAGAAGCGGATCGACCAGATCATGCTCGGACAGGCGAAGGTGAACTACGACCGGATGCTGATGCAGCTTGACAGCACGACCGGCGCATACGAGGACGCGGGGGTGCAGAGTCGCGGCCACAAAGGGGCGCGGCTGGATTACCGCAAAATTCAGGAATTGGAATTCGACCCGCTGTTCCTGGAGTACATGCAACTGCCGATTTTCCGCGAAATCTGCCGCCACGTGTACGGCGATGTGTCGATCGCCTGCTTCCGAGCGATGTTCTTCAACAAGCCCTCCAATCGCGGCACGATGCTGCCCTGGCATCAGGACCGCTGGAACTACCTCGATAAGGATCCGCTGATCACCGTCTGGTCCGCGCTGGATCCGAGCACGAAAGAGAATGGCTGCGTCCAGTACATCCCCGGCAGCCATCGGCGGCTGATCAACCCATCGCACCTCTCAGGGTTTCTCACGCCGGAGCAGGCAGCGGTGGAATGTCCCGATGAAAAGGCTGAGTACCTCGAACTCAAGCCCGGCGAAGTCGCCCTGCTGCACAACTGGGTCTGTCATCGTTCCGATGTGAATCGCACTGCCATCTCACGGCGGGCGTTCAGCGTCTGTTACATGTCCGCGGATACCAAAGCCGCCAACGGCGAGACGTACTCGACCATCTTTGGTCCGGGGGCGTTGTCTCCCGCAGCCCTGTTGGAAGCCGCAGGCGTTTAA